The stretch of DNA CGCGTCAAAACCTTCCCCAATGAACGATCCGGTGCCCAGCACCAGCAGCGGTTTGTCCGGGTCCGCGGCGTCAATTATTTCCACCGCAGCGCGTGTCTCGGCCTNTTTCAAGCCACCGGAAAGGACCACCGGTGCCAAACCCGCATCGGTAAACCGGATTCGGAACTGTTCCAGATGCGCCTTCCATGTGGTGAGCAGCAGGATACGTGAGTTAGCCGCATAGGCCGCCATGACGTCGTCGTAAATCTGCTGCAGGCGGCCCTCATCGGACACCAGGTCCTTGTAGATTTCGGAGATGCCGCCAGGCGCGCTGGGGTCCGCGTCACCCGTATAAACGTACTTGGTGCGGTGGACCTCCAACGCCAGGGTGGNGGAAGGGATCTCGCGCTCATGGCGTGGCAGCTGCCGGGCCGGCGTCGCCGTGATCGTGTGGACCACGTCGCCAAGCTGGTGGTACATCAGCGCATCAAGTTTGTCGCGCCGATAAGGTGTTGCCGTGAGCCCGAGCCAGTACTTTGCAGGCATCTGGTTCATCACATGGCTGAAAGCCGCGGCGGGAACATGGTGGCACTCATCCGCTATGACGAAACCGTAGCCGGCCGTCACCTCGGCCACGTTCTCACGGCGGGCCAGTGTGGGCAGGAGTGCGACGTCGATCCTTCCGGTGGTCTTGGATCTGCCACCGCCGATCTGGCCGGGTTTCACTCCCATCAGCTCGTGGATCCGCTTCCGCCACTGGTCCGCCAATGCCTTCCGATCGACCAGGACAAGCGTGGAAACTCCGCGGTGGGCCATGGCCGCACAGGCGATGACCGTCTTGCCGGCACCCGGCAGAGCGACGAGGATGCCCTGCTCGATATTTTCAATGGCGTCCATGGCCTGCTGCTGCTCGGGGCGCAGAACACCAAGGAATTCAAGGTCCACCGGGCTGCCCGGTGTTCTCCGGTCATCAAGGCGCAAGGTGCTGCCGGCCGACTCCACCAGATTCTGTAGCAAGGACAAGAGGCCCCTCGGGATGATGAGGTCTCCTTCGAGAGTCTCATCGTAAAAGTGCAGGTAGCGGGNGATGTTCCAGGTGGAGCGCCGCTGCCGCTGACGATCGTAAAATTCAGGGTTGGCCATGGATGCGGCATGTTTGATGGCGGAGATCATGGCCGGGCCAAGGTCCGTGGAGCGGATGGTCAAGCGCGACGCAAACGTTGCCTGCACCACCGCGGCCGGGCGGGGAACAATTTTGGAGGAGCGCGGCAATTCAAGCCGGCGGACCTCGTTGCCCCAACGGACTGAAGGCAGACGGCGGATGTGCCCGTTCACTGCCGACGGCGTGAGCCTGTCCAAGCTAGACAGGTAGGCCCACTGGTCTTCAAAAG from Arthrobacter polaris encodes:
- a CDS encoding DEAD/DEAH box helicase, encoding MTDDTSELPEQDPLPGFNANREPNLEPALARELAELRLDNARLRKLLELSEEQAAAAHADQPVLAATMPAGPVTMHSSPETKVLFFENLFRCRNDVYATRWENTQDGRSGWVPAVAGGWRKGTPRDSLSFLKLTPAVVAEHLRGTKHIGLYPLTEKDTCWWIAADFDGSAAMMDALAYVKAARFRGIPAALEISQSGRGAHVWIFFTEAISAATARQLGTGLIHEAMGLRGSMSLSSYDRLFPSQDVHTGKGMXNLIAAPLNGKRRNNDGTTLFXDTTTLEPFEDQWAYLSSLDRLTPSAVNGHIRRLPSVRWGNEVRRLELPRSSKIVPRPAAVVQATFASRLTIRSTDLGPAMISAIKHAASMANPEFYDRQRQRRSTWNIXRYLHFYDETLEGDLIIPRGLLSLLQNLVESAGSTLRLDDRRTPGSPVDLEFLGVLRPEQQQAMDAIENIEQGILVALPGAGKTVIACAAMAHRGVSTLVLVDRKALADQWRKRIHELMGVKPGQIGGGRSKTTGRIDVALLPTLARRENVAEVTAGYGFVIADECHHVPAAAFSHVMNQMPAKYWLGLTATPYRRDKLDALMYHQLGDVVHTITATPARQLPRHEREIPSXTLALEVHRTKYVYTGDADPSAPGGISEIYKDLVSDEGRLQQIYDDVMAAYAANSRILLLTTWKAHLEQFRIRFTDAGLAPVVLSGGLKXAETRAAVEIIDAADPDKPLLVLGTGSFIGEGFDAPKLDTLFLAAPISFKGRLVQYVGRITRPFPGKTQASVHDYHDELTPVLASSLAKRAPGYVSLGFPDPRRM